The following coding sequences are from one Bufo bufo chromosome 2, aBufBuf1.1, whole genome shotgun sequence window:
- the LOC120990934 gene encoding protein-lysine 6-oxidase-like, with protein sequence MAGDEPRSPYRSRNVVQSNLIPTGRRPGTRHYQYGLPDLVPDALFIQTATYIQRVPLYSLQCAAEENCLARSAYSPGILEISSRVLLRFPQRVKNRGTADFLPVKPRHTWEWHSCHQHYHSMDSFSNYDLLDSATHQKVAEGHKASFCLEDTSCDLGVRRRYACTAHTQGLSPGCYDTYHANIDCQWIDITDVLPGKYILKVSVNPNFQVLESDFSNNAVRCDLTYTGSYVITRNCRLSR encoded by the exons ATGGCAGGAGATGAACCCAGGAGCCCTTACAGAAGTAGGAATGTGGTACAGTCCAATTTGATCCCAACAGGCAGGCGACCTGGAACAAGACACTATCAATATG GACTTCCTGATCTGGTTCCTGATGCTCTTTTCATCCAAACTGCCACGTATATCCAGAGGGTTCCTTTGTACAGTCTTCAGTGTGCAGCAGAAGAAAACTGTTTAGCCAG ATCAGCCTACTCACCAGGTATTTTAGAAATAAGCTCTAGAGTTTTACTTCGTTTCCCTCAAAGAGTTAAAAACCGTGGCACAGCAGACTTCTTACCAGTGAAGCCAAGGCACACATGGGAATGGCACAGCTGCCACCA GCATTATCACAGCATGGATTCCTTTAGTAATTATGACCTTCTGGACTCAGCGACCCATCAAAAGGTGGCAGAGGGTCATAAGGCCAGCTTCTGTCTGGAGGATACCTCCTGTGATTTAGGAGTAAGGAGAAGATATGCCTGTACAGCACACACCCAG GGACTGAGCCCAGGATGTTATGACACTTACCATGCCAACATTGATTGTCAGTGGATTGATATTACGGATGTACTCCCAGGAAAATATATTCTCAAG GTCTCTGTGAACCCAAACTTCCAAGTCCTGGAGTCAGATTTCTCCAATAACGCAGTGCGATGTGATCTGACCTACACAGGAAGCTATGTAATAACTCGTAATTGCCGCCTTTCCAGGTAA